In one window of Spiroplasma corruscae DNA:
- the pyk gene encoding pyruvate kinase gives MNKLEFYEPNKIDKKIKRTKIITTIGPSTNGKDEIRKLFESGMNVVRLNFSHGKYEEHEQKIKACLELREEIQKPISILLDTKGPEIRVGKMIDGAQEIKAGSDVRIYTTPKEYSDRECKGTEMTVSYDMSVDLKPGDTVLVDDGKLTLNVLNVEPGVVLCRAFNSHIVKTNKRINLPGVDFSLPFLSEKDIADIKFGIDRNIDYIAASFVNTADNVNQIREILKEKNAAHIQIISKIESKIGIFNIDSIVEASDGIMIARGDLGLEIPYYEVPYWEKQIIRKCRKAGKIAIVATQMLESMTDNPQPTRAEVTDVYYATELGADATMLSGESATGIYPFITTKTMATINKRAELSYYGKIYYDRALEVARSTSSGKRAEIADELANITRNGKYEFAVILSRTGELLKTISKFRPNVTILGVCQEDKLLNAFGAWHSIFMNKVNDIDKCWSNQEEINEIARFWGVKKGEEFLVVRSEEIKVCKF, from the coding sequence ATGAATAAATTAGAATTTTATGAACCAAATAAAATTGATAAAAAAATAAAACGTACAAAAATTATTACTACTATTGGACCAAGTACAAATGGTAAAGATGAAATTAGAAAATTATTTGAATCAGGTATGAATGTTGTGAGGTTAAATTTCTCACATGGTAAGTATGAAGAACATGAACAAAAAATTAAGGCTTGTTTAGAATTAAGAGAAGAAATACAAAAACCAATCTCAATCTTATTAGATACAAAAGGACCGGAAATAAGAGTTGGTAAAATGATTGACGGAGCACAAGAAATTAAGGCTGGATCAGATGTAAGAATATACACTACACCAAAAGAATATTCTGACAGAGAGTGTAAGGGAACAGAAATGACTGTGTCTTATGATATGAGTGTTGATTTAAAACCTGGTGATACTGTATTAGTTGATGATGGAAAACTTACATTAAATGTTTTAAATGTTGAACCTGGAGTTGTTTTATGTAGAGCATTCAACTCACATATAGTAAAAACTAATAAAAGAATTAACTTACCTGGAGTTGATTTCTCATTACCATTCTTAAGTGAAAAAGATATAGCTGATATTAAATTTGGTATTGATCGTAATATTGATTATATTGCAGCAAGTTTCGTTAACACAGCTGATAACGTAAATCAAATAAGAGAAATTTTAAAAGAAAAAAATGCAGCACATATACAAATAATTTCAAAAATTGAGTCTAAAATAGGGATTTTTAATATAGATTCTATTGTTGAAGCATCTGATGGTATTATGATTGCCAGAGGGGATTTAGGGCTTGAAATACCTTATTATGAAGTTCCATATTGAGAAAAACAAATAATAAGAAAATGTCGTAAAGCAGGAAAAATTGCAATAGTTGCAACACAAATGCTTGAATCAATGACTGATAATCCTCAACCAACTAGAGCTGAAGTAACTGACGTTTATTATGCAACAGAACTAGGAGCAGATGCTACAATGCTAAGTGGTGAGTCAGCAACTGGTATATATCCATTTATAACTACAAAAACTATGGCTACAATTAACAAAAGAGCAGAGTTAAGTTATTATGGAAAAATATACTATGACAGAGCATTAGAAGTTGCAAGATCTACTTCAAGTGGTAAAAGAGCAGAAATCGCTGATGAGTTAGCAAATATTACAAGAAATGGTAAGTATGAATTTGCTGTTATATTATCTCGTACTGGAGAATTGTTAAAAACAATCTCAAAATTTAGACCTAATGTAACAATACTTGGTGTTTGTCAAGAAGATAAATTATTAAATGCATTTGGTGCTTGACATTCAATATTTATGAACAAAGTAAATGATATTGATAAATGTTGATCAAACCAAGAAGAAATTAATGAAATTGCAAGATTCTGAGGAGTTAAAAAAGGAGAAGAATTCCTTGTCGTTAGATCTGAAGAAATTAAAGTTTGCAAATTCTAA
- the pfkA gene encoding 6-phosphofructokinase, with protein MIKKIGVLTSGGDAPGMNAVISSVVKAAISKSIKPFVVRDGYKGLYNDWIEEVDAIFADNIISKGGTVIGSARFPEFKEEEIRKVAVENLKKRGIEALVVIGGDGSYQGAEKLTKMGINCIGIPGTIDNDIVSSDYTVGFDTALNTVVRSIDSIRDTMQSHNRCSVVEIMGNGCGDLTLYGAIATGAEVFSTKESFLSEEEIVKQVEILAKEKKRSVIVAVAEKIYTDVHSLASKIEKASGYVTRATVLGHVQRGGTPTAMDRYLAVNSGIFAVDKLVEGKGGLYIGMSENKLVARDIESTLNMPRVDKTEEYTKIREINKAI; from the coding sequence ATGATAAAAAAGATAGGTGTTTTAACATCAGGTGGAGACGCACCTGGTATGAATGCAGTTATTTCATCAGTTGTAAAAGCGGCAATTTCTAAATCAATAAAACCTTTTGTTGTCAGAGATGGTTATAAAGGATTGTATAACGATTGAATAGAAGAAGTTGATGCTATTTTTGCTGATAATATTATTTCAAAAGGTGGAACAGTAATAGGTTCCGCAAGATTCCCAGAATTTAAAGAAGAAGAAATACGAAAAGTAGCAGTAGAAAATCTTAAAAAAAGAGGAATAGAAGCACTTGTTGTAATTGGTGGTGATGGAAGTTACCAAGGTGCTGAAAAGCTTACAAAAATGGGTATTAATTGTATTGGAATACCTGGAACAATTGACAATGACATTGTGTCATCTGACTATACAGTTGGTTTTGATACAGCTCTAAATACTGTTGTTAGATCAATTGATTCAATTAGAGATACAATGCAATCTCATAATAGATGTAGTGTTGTTGAAATTATGGGTAATGGATGTGGTGATTTAACGTTGTACGGTGCAATAGCAACTGGTGCAGAAGTGTTTTCAACAAAAGAAAGTTTCTTATCAGAAGAAGAAATTGTGAAACAAGTTGAAATTTTAGCAAAGGAGAAAAAAAGAAGTGTAATTGTAGCAGTCGCTGAAAAAATATATACAGATGTTCATTCATTAGCAAGTAAAATCGAAAAAGCTTCAGGATATGTCACACGAGCAACTGTTCTTGGACATGTCCAAAGAGGTGGAACCCCAACTGCTATGGATAGATATTTAGCTGTAAATTCAGGTATCTTTGCAGTAGATAAATTAGTTGAAGGTAAGGGCGGACTGTATATTGGAATGTCTGAAAATAAATTAGTAGCAAGAGATATTGAATCGACATTAAATATGCCAAGAGTTGATAAAACTGAAGAATATACTAAAATTAGAGAAATAAACAAAGCTATTTAG
- the hpt gene encoding hypoxanthine phosphoribosyltransferase: protein MDRHPLVKKVLVDKVEIDSKIDSLANEVNSYYKNKKVKDNTVVIIGLLKGCIPFMASLIKKFDFQCVIDFMIVSSYGGTLTNIHEPKILHNINTDIKDADVLIVEDIIDTGITLNFMKDYLEKKGAKEVKVITLASKPNKLKTNIKPDWNGFEFGDEFLIGYGLDYQERFRNLPYIAICDTDKLNDWEW from the coding sequence ATGGATAGACACCCATTAGTAAAAAAAGTATTAGTTGATAAAGTTGAAATAGATAGTAAAATTGATTCATTAGCAAATGAAGTTAATTCATATTATAAAAATAAAAAAGTTAAAGATAATACCGTAGTCATAATTGGTTTATTAAAAGGGTGTATACCTTTTATGGCAAGTTTAATAAAAAAGTTTGACTTTCAATGTGTAATTGATTTTATGATTGTTTCATCATATGGAGGTACTTTAACAAATATACACGAACCAAAGATATTACATAACATTAATACAGATATAAAGGACGCAGATGTTTTAATTGTTGAAGATATTATTGATACCGGAATTACATTAAATTTCATGAAAGATTACCTTGAAAAAAAAGGTGCAAAAGAAGTAAAAGTCATTACTTTAGCATCTAAACCAAACAAATTAAAAACCAATATAAAACCTGACTGAAATGGGTTTGAGTTTGGAGATGAATTTTTGATAGGATATGGATTAGATTACCAAGAGAGGTTTAGAAATCTACCTTATATCGCTATTTGTGACACTGATAAACTAAATGATTGAGAGTGGTAA
- the ruvX gene encoding Holliday junction resolvase RuvX, with translation MFKYIGLDIGSKTVGIAVSEGYFATPFKTIRFEEYDFEKAVSDLLLIFNKNNFEKIIVGYPLNMNGTKGHRVDMVDDFIYLLVKQFNIDEDKVIVKVDERLTTRIANNIMSDSNMSIKHKKLNKDQIAAKFILDSYLNQLKK, from the coding sequence ATGTTTAAGTATATTGGATTAGATATAGGATCAAAGACTGTAGGAATTGCAGTTAGTGAAGGTTATTTTGCAACACCTTTTAAAACAATTAGATTTGAAGAATATGATTTTGAAAAAGCAGTTAGTGATTTATTATTAATTTTTAATAAGAATAATTTTGAAAAAATAATTGTTGGTTATCCACTGAATATGAATGGTACTAAAGGACATAGAGTTGATATGGTAGATGACTTTATTTATTTACTTGTTAAACAATTTAATATAGATGAAGATAAAGTAATAGTTAAAGTTGATGAAAGATTAACAACTAGAATAGCAAATAATATAATGAGCGACTCTAATATGAGCATAAAACATAAGAAGCTTAATAAGGATCAAATTGCAGCAAAATTTATTCTTGATTCTTACTTAAATCAATTGAAGAAGTAA
- a CDS encoding phosphatase PAP2 family protein encodes MAIKNDKKINKHYLFLIIMITLFLVSIPLIIFDYKISQLIPISMAENPFSVFFDEFGFGITFVPIYFMLLIFILTISSGLIKTKKNKRLIYIIFQIVFILVNLLFYYYNDSFAYIKGNKYLLTKLLSSMISIIIFFSTYLGINIYIFKKKLHKDLYWLTNISSKTGYAFFVIFFSQISLQLIKVIFGRNRPDDVLFNNQTFYYAFEPNFNKTRGSSFVSGHVLSAGLLFIFLFFLYIPNKKTKMIKIILIVVFSIISLLVGISRITMLKHFATDVYFSGVLLFVFFYYSKDVVHWFRKKMRPRNV; translated from the coding sequence ATGGCAATTAAAAATGACAAAAAAATAAATAAGCACTATTTATTTTTAATAATTATGATAACCTTATTTCTTGTTTCAATCCCACTTATAATATTTGATTATAAGATTTCTCAATTGATTCCAATTTCAATGGCAGAAAATCCGTTTTCAGTTTTTTTTGATGAGTTTGGTTTTGGTATAACTTTTGTACCCATTTACTTTATGCTTCTAATATTCATATTAACCATATCTTCTGGCTTGATAAAAACTAAAAAGAATAAAAGGTTAATATATATAATATTTCAAATAGTATTCATTTTAGTAAACTTGTTATTTTATTACTATAATGATTCATTCGCTTACATTAAAGGTAATAAATATTTACTTACAAAATTATTATCAAGTATGATTTCAATTATTATTTTCTTTTCTACATACTTAGGAATAAATATATATATTTTCAAAAAAAAGCTTCATAAAGATTTATATTGATTGACTAATATTTCTTCAAAAACTGGATACGCTTTTTTTGTAATATTCTTTTCTCAAATAAGTTTACAGCTTATTAAGGTTATATTTGGTAGAAATAGACCAGACGATGTGCTTTTTAATAATCAAACTTTTTATTATGCGTTTGAACCAAATTTTAATAAAACAAGGGGTTCAAGTTTTGTAAGTGGGCATGTATTATCAGCTGGGTTATTATTTATTTTTCTATTCTTTCTATACATTCCAAATAAAAAAACAAAAATGATTAAAATAATACTTATAGTAGTATTCAGTATTATATCTCTATTGGTTGGTATTTCAAGAATAACAATGTTAAAACATTTTGCTACTGACGTATATTTTTCTGGTGTATTATTGTTTGTATTCTTTTATTATTCTAAGGATGTTGTTCATTGATTCAGGAAAAAAATGAGACCAAGAAATGTTTAA
- the eno gene encoding phosphopyruvate hydratase has translation MSKIVNIKAYEVLDSRGFPTVQVDVTTEFGGFGSAKVPSGASTGSREALELRDGDKKRYNGKGVLKAVANVNDKIAPKVIGMEVTNQVEIDLFMCKLDGDDFKKNLGANAILGVSLAVAKAAASELEIPLYRYIGGVNARRLPVPMLNVINGGAHADSAIDFQEFMIMPVGAPTFKEALRWASETFQALKKLLHDKNDITAVGDEGGFAPNFEWAYKEHTLENFKAKSPVEVALDLLVEAIKIAGYETGKNGIMIAMDCANSELYIDGKYHFKKIEALTGKEYAFTTKEMINFLDKLVENYPIISIEDGLAESDWEGFQEQVKVMGSKIQIVGDDLFVTNPKITAEGIEKKAANSVLIKVNQIGTLTETIETIQMAQKAGWTAVTSHRSGETEDTTIADLAVALNTGQIKTGSMSRSDRIAKYNRLLEIEDELGDAAIYDGYKSFYNLK, from the coding sequence ATGTCAAAAATAGTTAATATAAAAGCATACGAAGTACTTGATTCAAGAGGTTTCCCAACTGTTCAAGTAGATGTAACAACAGAATTTGGGGGATTTGGATCTGCTAAAGTTCCTTCAGGAGCATCAACAGGTTCAAGAGAAGCATTAGAGTTAAGAGATGGAGACAAGAAAAGATACAATGGTAAAGGTGTTCTAAAAGCAGTTGCGAATGTAAATGATAAAATAGCACCTAAAGTTATTGGTATGGAAGTAACTAACCAAGTTGAAATAGATTTATTTATGTGTAAACTTGATGGGGATGATTTCAAAAAAAACCTAGGAGCAAATGCAATTTTAGGTGTATCACTAGCAGTTGCTAAAGCGGCAGCTAGTGAATTAGAAATTCCTTTATACAGATACATTGGTGGAGTTAATGCAAGAAGATTACCAGTTCCAATGTTAAACGTTATTAATGGTGGAGCACATGCAGATAGTGCAATTGACTTCCAAGAATTTATGATTATGCCAGTAGGAGCACCTACATTTAAAGAAGCTTTAAGATGAGCTTCAGAAACTTTCCAAGCATTAAAAAAATTATTACACGATAAAAATGATATTACTGCTGTTGGAGATGAAGGTGGATTTGCACCTAACTTTGAATGAGCATACAAAGAACATACTTTAGAAAATTTCAAAGCAAAATCACCAGTGGAAGTAGCATTGGACTTATTAGTTGAAGCAATTAAAATTGCTGGTTATGAAACTGGAAAAAATGGAATCATGATTGCAATGGATTGTGCAAACTCAGAATTATACATTGATGGTAAATATCACTTCAAAAAAATTGAAGCATTAACAGGAAAAGAATATGCTTTTACAACTAAAGAAATGATTAACTTCTTAGATAAGTTAGTAGAAAACTATCCAATTATTTCTATTGAAGATGGATTAGCAGAATCAGACTGAGAAGGATTCCAAGAACAAGTTAAAGTAATGGGAAGTAAAATTCAAATAGTAGGTGATGACTTATTTGTTACAAACCCAAAAATTACTGCAGAAGGTATTGAGAAAAAAGCTGCTAACTCTGTACTAATTAAAGTAAACCAAATTGGTACATTAACAGAAACAATCGAAACAATTCAAATGGCTCAAAAAGCTGGATGAACTGCTGTTACTTCACATAGATCAGGTGAAACTGAAGATACTACAATTGCTGACTTAGCAGTTGCGTTAAATACAGGACAAATTAAAACTGGTTCAATGTCAAGATCTGATAGAATTGCAAAATACAATAGATTATTAGAAATTGAAGATGAATTAGGTGATGCAGCAATCTATGATGGATATAAATCATTCTATAACTTAAAATAA
- the typA gene encoding translational GTPase TypA, protein MNKKIINIAVIAHVDAGKSTLVDAFLSQAGVFRVNEEVKEQVMDSDDQERERGITIYSKNCSIEYKDYKINIVDTPGHADFSSEVERIMKTVDTVILLVDSSEGPMPQTRFVLSKALELGINPILLINKIDKKDQRALEVVDEVLELFMELDANNHQLEFPTLFGIAREGIAQYSIEEKSTNLEPLFETIVKQVGCYPIEYVNEPTQLQISSLAYDSFIGRLGIGRLFKGTLKENQQVIVSKNDKSTIKAKISGLFVYQGLKRVAVKEAQAGEIVVVSGISDLTIGDTICDTENVIPLPPIIIEQPTMSMNFLVNTSPFAGKVGKFLTTRNIKERLDKELEVNVGLKVETLSDSNADGFKVLGRGELHLSVLIETMRREGFEVGISRPEVIFKVDEKGNKLEPVEKVVVDVPTEFSGTVINKLNLRKGVMLDMHSDGLRDKVTYKVPTRGLIGFKTEFVNDTRGEGVFVKSIIGYEEYKGKIEGRLNGVLVSMANGVTLPYALNNLEERGILFVGPQVEVYDGMIIGLHSRNNDLNVNPTTGKKLTNTRASGSDDSVKLTPPKKFTLEEAIEFIEWDELVEVTPNDIRLRKKWLTENERKQHRNDPH, encoded by the coding sequence ATGAATAAAAAAATTATTAATATTGCTGTTATTGCTCACGTTGATGCGGGAAAATCAACACTTGTAGATGCCTTTTTAAGTCAAGCAGGAGTTTTTAGAGTAAATGAAGAAGTCAAAGAACAAGTTATGGATAGTGATGATCAAGAAAGAGAAAGAGGAATTACTATCTACTCTAAAAACTGTTCAATAGAGTATAAAGATTATAAGATTAATATAGTTGATACCCCAGGTCATGCTGATTTTTCGAGTGAAGTTGAACGTATTATGAAAACTGTTGATACAGTTATCTTGCTTGTTGATTCATCAGAAGGACCAATGCCACAAACAAGGTTTGTGCTTTCAAAGGCGCTTGAACTTGGTATAAACCCAATTTTATTAATTAATAAAATTGATAAAAAAGATCAAAGAGCATTAGAAGTAGTTGATGAAGTTTTAGAATTATTTATGGAATTAGATGCTAACAACCATCAATTAGAGTTTCCAACATTATTTGGAATTGCTAGAGAAGGGATTGCGCAATACTCAATTGAAGAAAAAAGCACAAACCTTGAACCTTTATTTGAAACTATAGTAAAACAAGTTGGATGTTACCCAATTGAGTATGTTAATGAACCCACTCAATTGCAAATATCTTCACTAGCTTATGATTCATTTATTGGAAGGCTTGGAATTGGTAGATTATTTAAAGGTACTTTAAAAGAAAACCAACAAGTAATTGTATCTAAAAATGATAAAAGCACTATTAAAGCTAAAATATCAGGTTTATTTGTGTATCAAGGTTTAAAACGTGTAGCGGTAAAAGAAGCGCAAGCGGGTGAAATAGTTGTTGTATCTGGTATTTCGGATTTAACAATTGGGGATACAATTTGTGATACTGAGAATGTTATTCCATTACCACCAATAATTATTGAACAACCAACAATGAGTATGAACTTTTTGGTTAATACTTCACCATTTGCAGGAAAAGTCGGCAAGTTTTTAACTACAAGAAATATTAAAGAAAGACTAGACAAAGAACTTGAAGTTAATGTTGGTCTAAAAGTTGAAACTCTAAGTGATTCTAACGCTGATGGATTTAAGGTTTTAGGAAGAGGAGAACTTCACCTTTCTGTATTAATTGAAACAATGAGAAGAGAAGGTTTTGAAGTTGGTATATCAAGACCAGAAGTTATATTCAAAGTTGATGAAAAAGGAAATAAACTTGAACCTGTTGAAAAAGTTGTTGTTGATGTACCAACTGAATTTTCAGGTACTGTAATAAATAAACTTAATCTTAGAAAAGGCGTTATGTTAGATATGCATTCAGATGGGTTAAGAGATAAAGTTACTTACAAAGTACCCACAAGAGGTCTAATTGGTTTTAAAACTGAATTTGTTAATGATACAAGGGGTGAAGGTGTATTCGTTAAATCAATTATTGGTTATGAAGAATATAAAGGAAAAATTGAAGGAAGACTCAATGGTGTGTTAGTTTCAATGGCCAATGGTGTAACTTTACCATATGCATTAAACAATTTAGAAGAAAGAGGTATATTATTTGTCGGACCTCAAGTAGAAGTTTATGACGGAATGATAATTGGGTTACATTCAAGAAATAACGATCTAAATGTTAATCCAACTACTGGAAAAAAATTAACAAATACTAGAGCTAGTGGTAGTGATGATTCTGTTAAATTAACCCCACCTAAAAAATTTACATTAGAAGAAGCTATTGAGTTTATTGAGTGAGATGAATTAGTAGAGGTCACTCCTAATGATATAAGACTTAGAAAAAAATGATTAACTGAAAATGAAAGAAAACAACACAGAAATGATCCACATTAA
- a CDS encoding DnaJ domain-containing protein, with product MGWKKEFKKLKKEFNKSNSVFDYSDGVSSIINWERSMMNASYWSTDNLLDQIDFFNKELKNAISVQKIPDNLKPYTWSFGRFNIEEQFYSYPAVSYFSSFYEYLSKKFDSYSSMVIIMGLTKFTFYTTIKFWKVFNYTFSNKNIDDEPLKKIFEIMQRTSIDILDGMVEKASRIVNDRKLDAYKNHLLIEEIIDLGDENTYHWSKMLDQAVDIVIETYMFQSNYGTHTSSARFKSSFFDEEPENFDDFFEKTKTIVFNDEVHDAFSYFGLTKFAKPEEFKRVYRKFAKQFHPDVNQEPYAAIEMKKINVFKTIIEQYFDKYEV from the coding sequence ATGGGTTGAAAAAAAGAGTTTAAAAAACTAAAAAAAGAATTTAATAAAAGCAACTCAGTGTTTGATTATTCAGACGGTGTTTCAAGCATTATTAATTGAGAAAGATCAATGATGAATGCAAGTTACTGAAGCACTGATAATTTATTAGACCAGATAGATTTTTTTAATAAGGAATTAAAAAATGCAATAAGTGTCCAAAAAATTCCTGATAATCTTAAACCTTATACCTGAAGTTTTGGAAGGTTTAATATAGAAGAACAATTTTATTCATACCCTGCCGTAAGTTATTTCTCATCATTTTATGAATATCTTTCAAAAAAATTTGATTCATATTCATCAATGGTTATAATTATGGGTTTAACAAAGTTTACTTTTTATACAACAATAAAGTTTTGGAAGGTCTTTAATTATACTTTTTCAAATAAAAACATTGATGATGAACCTTTGAAAAAAATATTTGAAATTATGCAAAGAACATCAATAGATATATTAGACGGTATGGTTGAAAAAGCATCAAGAATTGTAAATGATAGAAAATTAGATGCTTATAAAAATCACTTACTAATTGAAGAAATCATTGATTTGGGTGATGAAAATACATACCATTGATCTAAGATGTTAGATCAAGCCGTTGATATTGTAATTGAAACATATATGTTCCAAAGCAATTATGGAACACACACAAGTAGTGCAAGATTTAAATCAAGTTTCTTTGATGAGGAACCAGAAAACTTTGACGACTTTTTTGAAAAGACAAAAACAATTGTCTTTAATGATGAAGTTCATGATGCATTCTCTTATTTTGGATTAACAAAGTTTGCTAAACCAGAAGAGTTTAAAAGAGTATATAGAAAGTTTGCAAAACAATTTCATCCTGATGTTAATCAAGAACCATACGCAGCAATTGAAATGAAGAAAATAAACGTATTTAAAACCATAATTGAACAATACTTCGATAAATATGAAGTTTAA
- a CDS encoding M48 family metallopeptidase — translation MQKNLNIIKKLSYKGKIIEYFLTFKSQRYIRLKVVDKKILVSAPIQAEDWEIEGLIYKNISKILKVMSNQGSMFNISEEGYIKIFGQIKKAFFLENPSINSPEYVFKVYENEQETIKKMYKKLSITHFNYFLKIINKWKDIMGLDFKNLTVKEIKSKWGVCFPEKSKIVLNIRLIHYPIEALEYVAVHELAHLVHKNHSKSFWNYVEHILPNYKNMSDILKVGTL, via the coding sequence ATGCAAAAAAACTTAAACATCATAAAAAAACTTAGTTATAAAGGAAAAATAATAGAGTATTTTCTAACCTTTAAATCTCAGAGGTACATTAGATTAAAAGTTGTAGATAAAAAAATATTAGTATCAGCTCCAATTCAAGCAGAGGATTGAGAAATCGAAGGCTTAATATACAAAAATATTAGTAAAATATTAAAAGTAATGAGTAATCAGGGCTCAATGTTTAATATATCTGAAGAAGGGTATATAAAAATATTTGGACAAATTAAAAAAGCATTTTTCCTAGAAAATCCATCGATTAATAGTCCTGAGTATGTATTTAAAGTTTATGAAAACGAACAAGAAACAATAAAAAAGATGTATAAGAAGTTATCGATTACTCATTTTAATTATTTTTTAAAAATAATTAATAAATGAAAAGATATAATGGGATTAGATTTTAAAAACCTTACAGTAAAAGAAATTAAGAGTAAATGAGGTGTTTGTTTTCCTGAAAAGTCAAAAATAGTATTAAATATTAGACTTATTCATTATCCAATCGAGGCATTAGAGTATGTCGCTGTTCATGAACTTGCTCATTTAGTTCATAAAAATCATTCAAAAAGTTTTTGAAATTACGTAGAACATATATTACCAAATTATAAAAATATGAGTGATATATTAAAAGTGGGAACATTATAA